Proteins from one Mucilaginibacter jinjuensis genomic window:
- a CDS encoding NADH-quinone oxidoreductase subunit N, whose amino-acid sequence MNTLILISVLPIVLLYLGLYKAKNALLPVTVIGLLVAAGLAIKEWNSNAQPIFHDMMQFDRFAIAFSVITIVSTVLIVLLSKGFFERISEHVAEYYAIMLFSLAGIVVMVSYSNLVMLFIGIEIMSVSLYILAGIRKRDIASNEASLKYFLMGAFSTGFLLFGITLLYGASGSFNLAAIRDYTLNNPRTIDPMFYVGILMIIVGLCFKLGAAPFHFWTPDVYEGSPSLVTAFMSTVVKTAGIAAFLRLFSACFASIADFWMPVLLVITILTLFIGNITALYQHSFKRMLAYSSISHAGYLLFAIVALGSASANSVFMYATAYSIASIIAFGVLILIQQQAGNDDFESFNGLGKSNPFLAVVLTIAMLSLAGIPLTAGFIGKFFMFSGALSRYHIGLVIVAVINAIISIYYYFKVIIAMYFRSTTERIALTVPAYFSFVLGLSAFVTILIGIYPGIISDLI is encoded by the coding sequence ATGAATACCTTAATACTAATATCTGTTCTACCTATAGTACTGTTGTATTTAGGCTTATACAAAGCCAAGAATGCGCTGCTACCGGTTACTGTTATTGGTTTGTTAGTAGCTGCCGGTTTAGCCATTAAAGAATGGAACAGCAATGCACAGCCTATTTTTCATGATATGATGCAGTTTGATCGTTTTGCGATCGCGTTTTCGGTAATCACTATCGTTTCAACTGTCCTGATCGTTTTATTGTCGAAAGGCTTCTTCGAAAGGATCAGTGAGCATGTGGCCGAGTATTATGCCATCATGCTGTTCTCATTGGCAGGTATTGTGGTTATGGTATCATACAGCAACCTGGTTATGCTGTTTATCGGCATCGAAATTATGTCGGTAAGCTTATATATCCTTGCAGGGATCCGTAAACGAGATATCGCATCTAATGAGGCTTCATTAAAATACTTCCTGATGGGGGCTTTCTCAACAGGTTTCTTATTATTCGGTATTACATTATTATACGGGGCATCAGGCTCATTTAACCTGGCTGCCATTCGCGATTATACTTTAAACAACCCGCGTACCATCGATCCGATGTTTTACGTAGGTATCCTGATGATCATCGTTGGCCTTTGCTTTAAGCTTGGTGCAGCACCTTTCCACTTCTGGACTCCGGATGTGTATGAAGGTTCTCCATCCCTGGTAACTGCCTTTATGTCAACCGTTGTTAAAACGGCAGGTATTGCAGCTTTCTTACGTCTGTTCTCTGCCTGCTTTGCAAGTATTGCAGATTTCTGGATGCCGGTATTATTGGTGATTACCATCCTTACTTTGTTTATCGGTAACATCACAGCACTGTACCAACATAGCTTTAAGCGGATGCTTGCCTACTCAAGTATCTCGCATGCGGGTTACCTGCTGTTTGCTATTGTGGCCTTGGGTTCGGCCTCTGCCAACTCTGTATTTATGTATGCTACAGCATATTCAATTGCATCTATCATCGCCTTTGGCGTATTAATATTGATTCAGCAGCAAGCTGGTAATGACGATTTCGAAAGCTTTAATGGTTTAGGTAAAAGTAACCCATTCCTGGCTGTTGTGTTAACCATTGCTATGCTTTCATTGGCGGGTATCCCCTTAACTGCGGGTTTTATAGGTAAGTTCTTTATGTTCTCCGGCGCATTATCGCGCTACCATATAGGTTTGGTTATTGTGGCTGTAATTAACGCCATTATCAGTATCTACTATTATTTTAAAGTTATCATTGCTATGTATTTCCGTAGTACAACAGAGCGTATTGCACTTACTGTACCGGCTTATTTCAGCTTTGTGTTAGGTCTTTCGGCCTTTGTAACTATTTTAATTGGTATTTATCCTGGTATAATTTCCGACCTCATATAA
- a CDS encoding DedA family protein yields the protein MESFWDHLHNITDAKSIISQGGFYLLLVVVFAETGLFFGFFLPGDYLLFMAGLLCATGAFDVSVYTLVSSLIAAGILGNYMGYWFGYRTGPLLFNKDDSIFFKKQYIVMAEKFYEKYGGMALILGRFFPIIRTFAPIFAGVVKVKFRKFTLYNIIGSIAWVVTLTLTGYFLGKRYPQLKDYLQYIILGLITVTTIPLVIAFFRKTLSKNETQV from the coding sequence ATGGAAAGCTTTTGGGATCACCTGCATAATATTACCGATGCTAAATCTATTATAAGCCAGGGGGGCTTTTACCTTCTGCTTGTGGTTGTATTTGCGGAGACGGGTTTATTCTTTGGTTTTTTCTTACCAGGGGATTACCTGCTGTTTATGGCTGGGCTGCTGTGCGCAACCGGGGCTTTTGACGTATCTGTTTACACGCTGGTATCATCGCTTATAGCAGCGGGCATTTTAGGCAACTATATGGGTTATTGGTTTGGTTACAGAACCGGGCCATTACTTTTTAATAAAGATGATTCAATCTTTTTTAAAAAGCAGTATATTGTAATGGCCGAAAAATTCTATGAAAAATATGGAGGAATGGCACTAATATTGGGGAGGTTTTTCCCGATAATCAGAACTTTTGCTCCTATCTTTGCAGGAGTTGTTAAAGTTAAGTTCAGAAAGTTTACCTTATATAATATAATTGGCAGTATAGCTTGGGTAGTAACCCTCACATTAACAGGATATTTTTTAGGAAAAAGATATCCGCAACTAAAGGATTATCTTCAGTATATTATACTGGGATTAATAACAGTTACAACAATCCCGCTGGTTATTGCCTTTTTCAGAAAAACATTATCTAAAAACGAAACACAAGTATAA
- a CDS encoding inorganic diphosphatase translates to MSTQHPWHQVSTGENVPEVVNAIIEIPKGSKAKYEIDKDSGLLKLDRVLFSSVMYPANYGFIPQTYCDDKDPLDILVLCSVDVFPMSIIEAKVIGVMHMVDNGEQDDKIIAVAKNDMSVNYINDLNELPPHAMKEIVRFFQDYKKLEGKNVTIEHLLGRRYAHKVIAESLELYTSTFPEYQQ, encoded by the coding sequence ATGAGTACACAACATCCCTGGCACCAGGTATCAACAGGCGAAAACGTTCCTGAGGTAGTTAATGCAATTATTGAGATCCCTAAAGGATCAAAAGCAAAATATGAGATAGATAAAGATTCAGGTTTGTTGAAACTTGACCGCGTTTTATTTTCTTCTGTAATGTACCCGGCCAACTATGGCTTTATCCCACAAACTTATTGCGATGATAAAGATCCGTTGGATATCCTGGTATTATGTTCTGTTGACGTATTCCCAATGTCTATTATTGAGGCCAAAGTTATCGGTGTAATGCACATGGTTGATAACGGCGAACAGGATGATAAAATCATTGCAGTTGCTAAAAACGACATGTCTGTTAACTATATTAACGATTTAAATGAGTTGCCGCCACACGCAATGAAAGAGATTGTGCGTTTCTTCCAGGATTATAAGAAATTGGAAGGTAAAAACGTTACCATTGAGCATCTGCTAGGCCGACGTTACGCTCATAAAGTAATTGCTGAAAGTTTGGAATTATATACTTCAACTTTCCCCGAGTACCAACAATAA